A stretch of Telopea speciosissima isolate NSW1024214 ecotype Mountain lineage chromosome 11, Tspe_v1, whole genome shotgun sequence DNA encodes these proteins:
- the LOC122646275 gene encoding protein WHAT'S THIS FACTOR 1 homolog, chloroplastic, translating to MEPKFLFSSPNASSSTPFPLFLSYPSSSFREKPNFSVKGRLSFSTHLSDKTSFLGKSLVSHGKLELGNRSKIHLPIHPITAVVKRRKELPLDNVIQRDKKLKLVMKIRKILVSQPNRIMALRDMGRYRKELGLNRKRRLIALLKRFPAVFEIVEEGVYSLQFKLAPEAERLYLEELKVRNEMEGLLVEKLRKFLMMSLDKRILLEKIAHLRTDLGLPLEFRDTICRRYPQYFKVVPTDKGPALELTHWDPELAVSAAELSEEENRAKEREEMNLIIDRPPKFNRVKLPKGLNLSKGEMRRVSIFREMPYISPYSDFSELKSGTLEKEKHACGVIHEILSLMIEKRTLVDHLTHFREEFRFSQQLRGMLIRHPDMFYVSLRGDRDSVFLREAYRDSQLIEKDRLLLIKEKLRSLVTVPRFRSRCAPKIDGTNGDGAEGAQKSQESGEEWSDVDDVDNLLSDEVDDDGDDYGDDEDDWSDEDDETPPDFDDDDGASITLGQTKALNQAETSRQNEDKALVPTFPDGRPRERW from the coding sequence ATGGAACCCAAGTTCTTGTTTTCTTCCCCAaatgcttcttcttctacaccatttcctctatttctctcaTATCCATCATCTTCATTTCGTGAAAAACCCAACTTCTCTGTAAAAGGGCGTCTCTCATTCTCTACCCACTTGTCGGATAAGACTTCATTTTTGGGTAAAAGTTTGGTTTCACATGGGAAGCTTGAACTGGGTAACCGTAGTAAAATCCATCTCCCAATTCACCCAATAACGGCCGTTgtgaagagaaggaaggagctTCCCTTGGACAACGTTATCCAACGTGACAAGAAGCTGAAACTGGTAATGAAGATAAGGAAGATTTTAGTGAGCCAACCCAATCGGATTATGGCGCTTAGAGATATGGGTAGGTACAGAAAGGAACTAGGTCTCAACCGAAAACGTCGACTTATTGCGCTGTTGAAGCGGTTTCCGGCGGTTTTTGAGATTGTGGAAGAAGGGGTTTATTCACTTCAGTTCAAATTGGCCCCAGAGGCTGAAAGGCTTTACTTGGAGGAATTGAAAGTGAGGAATGAAATGGAAGGATTGTTGGTTGAGAAGTTGAGGAAATTCTTGATGATGTCTTTAGATAAGCGGATTCTGTTAGAGAAGATTGCGCATTTGAGGACTGATCTTGGGCTGCCTTTAGAATTCAGGGATACAATCTGTAGAAGATACCCCCAATATTTCAAGGTTGTTCCTACTGATAAGGGCCCTGCTTTGGAACTTACCCACTGGGATCCTGAGCTGGCTGTTTCTGCTGCTGAActtagtgaagaagaaaatcgagcgaaagagagagaagaaatgaatTTGATCATCGATAGGCCCCCCAAGTTCAATAGAGTAAAGCTACCCAAGGGTCTGAACCTCTCCAAGGGAGAGATGAGGAGGGTTTCTATCTTTAGAGAAATGCCTTATATATCCCCCTATTCTGACTTTTCAGAATTGAAGTCTGGTACACTAGAGAAAGAGAAGCATGCATGTGGTGTTATTCATGAGATCTTGAGCCTCATGATTGAGAAGAGAACACTTGTGGATCACCTGACTCATTTCAGAGAGGAGTTTAGGTTCTCTCAACAGCTGAGGGGAATGCTGATCAGACATCCTGATATGTTTTATGTATCTTTGAGGGGAGATAGAGATTCAGTTTTCTTGCGGGAGGCCTATCGTGATTCTCAGTTGATTGAGAAGGATCGATTATTGCTAATCAAGGAGAAGCTTCGATCACTTGTTACAGTTCCTAGATTCCGAAGTAGGTGTGCTCCCAAGATTGATGGAACCAATGGTGATGGGGCTGAAGGTGCCCAGAAATCACAAGAAAGTGGTGAAGAGTGGTCTGATGTTGATGATGTTGATAATCTATTGAGTGAtgaggttgatgatgatggtgatgattatggtgatgatgaggatgactggagtgatgaagatgatgagacGCCCCCAGATTTTGACGACGATGATGGTGCAAGCATAACTCTTGGACAGACCAAAGCACTTAATCAAGCTGAAACCTCAAGGCAAAATGAAGATAAGGCACTTGTTCCCACATTCCCAGATGGTCGGCCAAGAGAACGGTGGTGA